The nucleotide window TTCTACCTTAAACAAGAATGATATAATTAAATATGGCTTAATAGAATCAGAATTAATTTATCATTGCAAAAAATAAAAATTGCCTTTATTGAATATTAAATGGGTAATTATGTCTCATAATTGAATGCTGGTGTTTAAACATTGCATGAATAGATTTAATAATTTTAATTATTAATTCAATTAATCGAAATGCCTCAAAAAAAAATCAAAATTTTATTTACCATACCTAATTTTGATTCGGCGGGAAGCGGTAAAGTGGTTTATGATCTAATTAAAAATTTAGATAGAACTATTTTTAAGCTCGAAATTTGCTGTTTCCATACTCGTGGAGCTTTTTTTAAGGAGATCGAAAAGTTGGATGTGAAGATTCATGTATTTCCCTTCGCTGTTAATTATCGTCCTTTAATTATATTTCCCTTAAGATTAATTAAGATTGTTCGATTTTTTAACATACATAAGTTTGATATAATCCATTCTTGGCATTGGAGTTCAAATTTCTCAGAACCCTTAGCGGCAAAATTAGCGGGTATTCCTTTTATATATACCAAAAAATCTATGGGCTGGGGAAATAAGGCTTGGAAATGGAAAAGTGATTTAAGTTCCAAGATTATTACTGTTAACTCCGATATGAAACGATTTTATTCGAGAAAGAATCTTAAAAAGATTAGGAATATACCCTTTGGTGTCGATACCAATTATTATAAGCCTTCAAAACAACTGCGTGATGCCTTATCCAAAGACTATAAAATAAAAGAGAACGATTTCGTTATTGTTTCTGTAGTTAACCTAATTCCAGTAAAGGGTGTTGAAATTTTAATTAAGGCTCTAATCGAACTAAAGGACCCTAAGATAAAACTTCTTATTGTAGGTAACGATAAAGGCA belongs to Aegicerativicinus sediminis and includes:
- a CDS encoding glycosyltransferase produces the protein MPQKKIKILFTIPNFDSAGSGKVVYDLIKNLDRTIFKLEICCFHTRGAFFKEIEKLDVKIHVFPFAVNYRPLIIFPLRLIKIVRFFNIHKFDIIHSWHWSSNFSEPLAAKLAGIPFIYTKKSMGWGNKAWKWKSDLSSKIITVNSDMKRFYSRKNLKKIRNIPFGVDTNYYKPSKQLRDALSKDYKIKENDFVIVSVVNLIPVKGVEILIKALIELKDPKIKLLIVGNDKGNYADMLKELAKGIEAIKFVGKVIDVRPYHAIANLFVIPTLEVGEGLPVAPLEAMASGKVVIGSDVSGIKDILQPFPNCLFEPNNVTSLKACILHHLTMESQERTSLATKMTNRVESDFSMEYFIKSHAELYREIGFKN